In Rissa tridactyla isolate bRisTri1 chromosome 8, bRisTri1.patW.cur.20221130, whole genome shotgun sequence, one genomic interval encodes:
- the ECHDC2 gene encoding enoyl-CoA hydratase domain-containing protein 2, mitochondrial, whose product MIRLGRAGRQLLGWGGGGPPAAVPRRGAEVLVGAAGGASGGIAEILMNRPHARNSLGKVFVNELFSALEQLRFDEKVRVVVFKSEVKGVFCAGADLKERAKMDDAEVGHFVKRLRNLMDEIAALPVPTIAAIDGYALGGGLELALACDLRVAASSAKMGLIETTRGLLPGAGGTQRLPRCVGIGLAKELIFTGRQVDGQQAALMGLVNHAVPQNSDGDAAYQRALALAKEILPQAPFAVKMGKLAINRGIEVDIASGMAIEGMCYAQNIPTRDRQEGMAAFREKRPPQFIGK is encoded by the exons ATGATCCGGTTGGGGCGGGCGGGCCgccagctgctgggctgggggggcggcgggcccccAGCGGCCGtcccgcggcggggcgcggaggtgctggtgggcgcggccggcggggccAGCGGCG GTATTGCTGAAATCCTAATGAACCGACCCCACGCGAGAAATTCATTGGGAAAAGTATTTGTAAATGAA CTGTTCAGCGCTCTGGAACAACTCCGCTTTGATGAGAAGGTTCGTGTGGTGGTGTTCAAGAGTGAGGTGAAAGGTGTGTTTTGTGCTG gTGCAGACTTAAAGGAACGTGCCAAGATGGACGATGCAGAAGTTGGACACTTTGTTAAAAGGCTGAGGAATCTTATGGATGAGATAG CTGCCCTGCCTGTACCCACAATtgctgcaatagatggctacgcGTTGGGTGGTGGACTGGAACTGGCATTAGCTTGTGACCTTCGAGTAGCAG cttcatCAGCTAAAATGGGCCTTATTGAGACCACAAGAGGGCTTCTTCCTGGAGCAG GTGGAACCCAGCGCCTGCCCAGATGTGTTGGAATAGGTCTGGCCAAGGAACTCATTTTCACGGGTAGACAGGTTGACGGACAACAAGCCGCCTTAATGGGATTAGTAAATCACGCAGTGCCACAAAACAGCGACGGGGATGCAGCTTACCAGAGAGCATTAGCTTTGGCTAAAGAAATCCTTCCTCAG gctccatttgctgtgaaaatgggaaaactgGCAATAAACAGAGGAATagag GTTGACATCGCGTCAGGGATGGCGATCGAGGGGATGTGTTATGCCCAG aacATTCCCACAAGAGACCGTCAGGAAGGGATGGCTGCCTTCAGGGAGAAACGACCACCTCAGTTTATCGGCAAATAA